One window from the genome of Candidatus Methylacidiphilales bacterium encodes:
- the lipA gene encoding lipoyl synthase, whose translation MHEHGWPLNSKPPWLRAKIPRGEGYEATRAIIQRYRLHTVCESAQCPNLGECWSRRTATVMILGDICTRSCGFCAVKTGRPTELDWQEPDRVAEAVRLMNLKHVVITSVARDELKDGGAAVWAATIRSVRKRNPQTRIEVLIPDFKGNIDAWETVLQARPDILNHNVETVPRLHPQVRPQARYERSLALLSHAKTRGFTTKTGLMLGLGETRDEIDAVLRDLAFLHVDILTLGQYLRPSEAHLPMHRWVAPEEFAWWKEHALALGFSVVESGPLVRSSYHADEQSQRFYHLDVSSSPTFSNPA comes from the coding sequence ATGCACGAGCACGGGTGGCCGTTAAATTCTAAGCCTCCTTGGTTGCGAGCCAAGATTCCTCGAGGAGAAGGCTATGAAGCGACTCGTGCGATTATTCAACGTTATCGGCTTCATACAGTATGCGAAAGTGCACAATGCCCTAATCTAGGAGAATGTTGGTCTCGTCGCACGGCTACTGTCATGATTCTTGGTGACATTTGCACGAGGAGTTGTGGCTTTTGTGCCGTAAAGACGGGACGACCCACAGAGCTAGATTGGCAAGAACCCGATCGGGTCGCAGAAGCCGTGCGATTGATGAACCTCAAACATGTTGTGATCACCTCAGTAGCACGAGATGAACTCAAAGATGGCGGCGCTGCTGTGTGGGCTGCAACGATCCGATCCGTCCGCAAACGAAATCCGCAGACGCGCATCGAGGTGCTTATTCCCGATTTCAAAGGCAACATCGACGCTTGGGAAACTGTTCTTCAAGCACGCCCCGACATTCTCAATCACAACGTGGAAACGGTGCCGCGTCTTCATCCTCAAGTGCGCCCTCAAGCACGTTATGAACGATCCCTTGCCCTCCTCTCACACGCTAAAACACGAGGATTTACCACCAAGACTGGACTGATGCTCGGACTTGGAGAGACACGAGATGAGATTGACGCCGTGCTAAGAGATCTAGCTTTTCTTCACGTGGACATACTCACTCTTGGCCAGTATCTAAGACCATCGGAAGCTCATCTACCGATGCATCGATGGGTAGCTCCCGAAGAATTTGCATGGTGGAAGGAACATGCGCTGGCTTTAGGTTTCAGCGTCGTCGAGTCTGGTCCACTGGTGCGCAGTTCGTATCACGCAGATGAGCAATCCCAGCGCTTCTATCATCTCGATGTTTCTTCCTCTCCCACGTTCTCTAATCCAGCTTAA
- the sufC gene encoding Fe-S cluster assembly ATPase SufC — MSLEIKNLSAEVNGQLILRNLSLTISKGEVHAIMGPNGSGKSTLSKVMAGHPDYTVTSGEVLLDGENILDLEPDERARKGLFMAFQYPSEIPGVTIANFLRAALQARLPEGVEIDAAEFYAKLYEKMALLEMDKSFTGRYVNEGFSGGEKKRNEILQMLMLEPSYAVLDETDSGLDIDALKIVAKGVNSVRGPSLGILVITHYQRLLNYIIPDFVHVLVKGRIVKSGGKELAEQLEREGYENLLKEIQD; from the coding sequence ATGAGTCTTGAAATTAAAAACCTCAGTGCAGAAGTTAACGGTCAGCTCATCTTACGAAATCTCTCGCTTACCATTTCAAAAGGAGAGGTGCACGCGATTATGGGACCAAATGGCTCAGGTAAAAGCACCCTAAGCAAAGTCATGGCAGGCCATCCTGACTACACAGTGACGAGTGGCGAAGTCTTACTCGACGGAGAAAACATCCTCGATCTAGAGCCTGACGAGCGAGCACGCAAAGGTTTGTTTATGGCGTTTCAATATCCGAGCGAAATTCCAGGCGTAACGATTGCCAATTTCCTCAGAGCTGCTCTCCAAGCTCGACTCCCAGAGGGCGTGGAGATTGACGCGGCTGAGTTCTACGCGAAGTTGTATGAAAAAATGGCTTTGCTGGAAATGGACAAATCCTTCACCGGCCGTTACGTAAATGAGGGGTTCTCAGGAGGCGAAAAAAAACGCAACGAGATTTTACAAATGCTCATGTTAGAGCCATCTTACGCAGTGCTCGATGAGACCGACAGCGGCCTGGATATTGATGCACTGAAAATTGTGGCCAAAGGGGTGAATTCCGTTCGCGGCCCCTCACTCGGCATCCTTGTGATAACGCATTATCAGCGGTTGCTAAATTATATCATTCCCGACTTCGTCCACGTGCTCGTCAAAGGCCGTATTGTGAAGAGCGGTGGTAAGGAACTGGCCGAGCAACTCGAACGGGAAGGTTACGAAAATCTTCTCAAAGAAATACAGGACTAA
- a CDS encoding biopolymer transporter ExbD codes for MSVEFHRPASSPGAMNLTPLIDVVFQLLIFFMLTSSFVYPALDLKLPRAETRPSSPDAQMIVISLDAQNRLFVNREEVSEAELERILRERLQHVPQQAVFFRGDRATPYERFTEIMQIATRAGARSFNLIHEPNQ; via the coding sequence ATGTCGGTAGAGTTTCATCGCCCTGCAAGCTCTCCTGGAGCTATGAACTTAACGCCGCTGATTGATGTGGTCTTTCAGCTTTTGATTTTTTTTATGTTAACCTCTTCATTTGTCTATCCTGCGCTAGATTTGAAATTGCCGCGCGCTGAGACGCGCCCCTCGTCTCCTGATGCGCAGATGATTGTCATCAGCCTTGATGCTCAAAACCGCCTCTTCGTTAACCGCGAAGAAGTCTCCGAAGCTGAATTAGAGAGGATTTTGAGGGAGCGGCTTCAACATGTCCCCCAACAAGCAGTTTTTTTTCGCGGTGACCGGGCCACTCCGTATGAACGTTTTACTGAAATCATGCAGATTGCCACCCGAGCGGGGGCGCGTTCGTTCAATTTGATCCATGAGCCGAATCAATAA
- a CDS encoding gamma-glutamylcyclotransferase: MPHLFTYGTLSDPDFMRRLTRRRLSYLHARLDGYQKIAIHGFDYPAIVPHPHYYVLGKIFFDIPDEAWKNLDTYEGHTYSRKLVTVETENGQLYQALTYVWNA, encoded by the coding sequence ATGCCTCATCTCTTCACCTACGGCACCCTATCTGACCCCGATTTTATGCGCCGCCTCACTAGACGCCGTTTATCTTATCTTCACGCTCGCCTCGACGGATACCAAAAAATAGCCATTCACGGCTTTGACTATCCTGCCATCGTCCCTCATCCACACTACTATGTATTAGGCAAGATATTTTTTGATATCCCCGATGAAGCATGGAAAAACCTAGATACATACGAGGGGCACACTTACTCTCGTAAGCTCGTCACAGTAGAAACCGAAAACGGCCAGCTTTACCAGGCCCTCACTTACGTATGGAACGCATAA
- the nadC gene encoding carboxylating nicotinate-nucleotide diphosphorylase, with translation MERISALPDPIIREAVTRALGEDIGPMDITSHHFVPSKTQAQATMLARQEGVLAGLPLAIYAFRELDPQCRIETYLHDGQLFSAGTVLLKIEGNARAILSAERTALNFVQQLSGVATLTHRFVQATAGTATQILDTRKTVPGLRLLQKYAVVCGGGKNHRMGLYDHFLIKDNHLTLLTTQELRDRIKAARQAHPEATIEIEASSLEQVKTFSSLDVDVLLLDNMDLSTLAQALQIIGGRIKTEASGNMTLDRVAQIARLGVDYISVGALTHSAPAVDISLEFQVLGLD, from the coding sequence ATGGAACGCATAAGCGCACTTCCTGATCCGATTATCCGAGAAGCCGTCACTCGTGCCCTCGGTGAAGACATCGGCCCGATGGACATTACAAGCCATCATTTCGTTCCTTCAAAAACTCAAGCTCAAGCGACCATGCTAGCCAGACAAGAAGGTGTCCTAGCTGGCTTACCCCTTGCAATCTATGCCTTTCGCGAACTTGACCCACAATGCCGCATCGAGACTTACCTTCACGATGGACAGCTTTTCTCCGCCGGCACGGTTCTTTTGAAAATCGAGGGAAACGCCCGTGCTATCCTCTCTGCTGAGCGCACCGCTTTGAATTTTGTGCAACAACTTTCCGGCGTTGCAACGTTGACGCACCGATTCGTTCAGGCCACAGCAGGCACTGCCACACAGATCCTCGACACCCGCAAGACAGTTCCAGGCCTTCGTCTATTGCAAAAATATGCTGTCGTATGCGGCGGTGGAAAAAACCATCGTATGGGACTCTACGATCATTTTCTCATCAAAGATAATCATCTCACACTTCTGACTACTCAAGAATTACGCGATCGCATTAAAGCCGCTCGCCAAGCTCATCCAGAAGCCACCATCGAAATCGAGGCTTCTTCCCTAGAGCAAGTCAAAACATTCTCCTCACTCGATGTCGATGTCCTCTTGCTTGATAACATGGACCTTTCTACCCTCGCGCAAGCCCTTCAAATCATCGGTGGACGCATCAAAACCGAAGCTTCTGGCAACATGACTCTCGATCGCGTCGCACAAATCGCTCGACTCGGCGTGGACTATATCTCCGTCGGCGCCCTCACCCATAGTGCGCCAGCTGTGGATATCAGTCTTGAATTTCAAGTCCTAGGCCTAGATTAG
- a CDS encoding alpha/beta hydrolase, translated as MSRQRSWNIRFLSIQSVLRLGLLYLALVALIAGCQQSFIYFPRYEPRFDEQVKAVGWKEWTTPRGEFIGWIIERRKQNPFYAYIPGSDKGGEIPILMFHGNAGSASWRSHWVDAMQGVGFGEMRILEYPGYGRRKGRPSEATFIPSAVGAFDLWESERGHRQPKIVLLGESLGSGVAAAVAQARPERVGGVILAVPYDSILNVARSRLPFLPIGWLLRERYDSVSRLKGLNVPVVIVSAAQDEVIPVEHARRLRAALSKNGVPHQYVELAHAQHNDLTSYREDWAPQAFEFIAKQRMD; from the coding sequence ATGAGTCGCCAGCGAAGTTGGAACATTCGGTTTTTAAGTATTCAAAGCGTTCTTCGACTGGGTTTGCTCTACTTGGCGCTAGTAGCACTGATTGCGGGCTGTCAACAATCGTTCATTTATTTTCCGCGATATGAGCCTCGCTTTGATGAGCAAGTAAAAGCCGTGGGATGGAAGGAGTGGACAACCCCTCGGGGGGAATTTATCGGGTGGATTATTGAAAGGAGGAAACAAAACCCCTTCTATGCCTATATCCCTGGCAGCGATAAAGGTGGCGAGATTCCAATCCTTATGTTTCACGGCAACGCAGGCAGTGCTTCGTGGCGAAGTCACTGGGTAGATGCGATGCAAGGAGTTGGCTTCGGTGAAATGCGCATTTTGGAATATCCAGGCTACGGACGCCGCAAGGGGCGTCCTTCGGAGGCTACATTTATTCCATCAGCTGTGGGAGCATTCGATCTGTGGGAATCTGAGCGTGGCCATAGGCAGCCGAAAATTGTTCTCCTTGGGGAAAGCCTTGGTTCTGGCGTTGCAGCAGCAGTCGCTCAAGCAAGGCCAGAGCGAGTCGGTGGAGTGATTTTAGCCGTTCCTTATGATAGCATTTTGAACGTGGCTCGGTCGCGTTTACCTTTTTTACCGATTGGCTGGCTGCTACGGGAACGATACGACAGTGTGTCACGACTCAAGGGATTAAATGTGCCTGTGGTCATTGTTTCTGCGGCGCAAGATGAAGTGATTCCGGTCGAGCATGCACGACGTCTGAGAGCTGCTTTGTCTAAGAATGGTGTGCCGCATCAGTATGTCGAGCTTGCTCATGCGCAGCACAACGACTTGACGTCATATCGCGAGGATTGGGCACCACAAGCTTTTGAATTTATTGCCAAGCAGCGAATGGACTAA
- a CDS encoding EpsI family protein, protein MFLDDFDSPTSPLRSGIILLVVLFTVGLCLVGTTYEVSTKPGVIMYLPTRVLDFIGYEQEISEGERAILPPDTEFARKSYENFEGDTIIASIILSGAEKRSIHRPEICLPAQGWQNTGSRRISIPLKSGRQLEVTALSIMRPLVVGPKQTLNIRGYYLYWFVGDGMTTPSHFWRVFHTSWDKVFHNINHRWAYVIAYSIITQDLRPDGKNPEQTLSMLTDFVREIVPHFQISEMENTKPDEVPPAANSASQ, encoded by the coding sequence ATGTTTCTTGACGATTTTGATTCCCCCACTTCTCCTTTACGGTCTGGTATAATTTTGCTTGTTGTCCTCTTCACCGTAGGGCTTTGCCTTGTCGGCACGACTTATGAGGTTTCCACGAAACCAGGCGTCATCATGTATTTGCCGACTCGCGTTTTAGATTTTATAGGATACGAACAAGAAATTTCTGAAGGTGAAAGAGCTATCCTCCCTCCTGACACAGAATTTGCGCGAAAGTCATACGAAAATTTTGAAGGCGACACCATTATCGCCTCGATTATCCTCAGCGGAGCAGAAAAACGAAGCATCCACAGGCCAGAAATTTGCCTTCCCGCTCAAGGTTGGCAAAACACCGGCAGCCGTCGCATTTCCATACCACTAAAAAGCGGCCGCCAGCTCGAAGTTACGGCCTTGAGCATTATGCGACCACTGGTCGTAGGTCCTAAACAGACGCTCAACATCCGCGGCTATTATCTTTACTGGTTTGTGGGCGATGGCATGACCACCCCTTCGCATTTTTGGCGAGTCTTCCACACTAGTTGGGACAAAGTATTTCACAATATCAATCACCGCTGGGCTTACGTCATTGCCTACTCCATCATCACGCAAGACCTACGTCCCGACGGGAAAAATCCAGAGCAGACCCTTTCAATGCTCACTGACTTCGTCCGCGAAATTGTCCCTCACTTCCAAATTTCAGAAATGGAAAACACAAAGCCCGATGAGGTCCCACCGGCTGCAAATTCTGCATCGCAATAA
- a CDS encoding TonB family protein has protein sequence MKGNREEFLAVEINVVELPEEVSTAEPNQENVILTEAPEAPEVPVPEWLKEKTHEAKPIPSEERPKIRKKKPTPTPQQDPEHGKASPAQLSEILKQVKPRYPPAALRAGHQGTVSLLLRIGLEGRTKEIRVLKSSGREDCDRAAIEAIQRWWRFRPLGYEYDRTLDVHFKLD, from the coding sequence ATGAAAGGAAATCGCGAGGAGTTTCTCGCCGTGGAAATTAACGTTGTCGAGCTACCCGAAGAAGTTTCAACGGCCGAGCCGAATCAGGAAAATGTCATCCTTACTGAAGCGCCAGAAGCTCCAGAGGTGCCTGTGCCCGAGTGGTTGAAAGAAAAAACCCATGAGGCAAAGCCCATACCGTCTGAAGAGCGACCTAAAATTCGAAAGAAGAAACCTACACCAACACCACAACAGGATCCTGAGCATGGTAAAGCCTCACCTGCGCAACTTTCAGAAATCTTAAAGCAAGTCAAGCCGCGTTACCCTCCTGCTGCTCTTCGTGCTGGGCATCAAGGGACAGTCAGCCTGCTTTTAAGAATCGGCTTAGAAGGCCGCACCAAAGAGATTCGAGTCCTCAAGAGCTCGGGTCGTGAAGATTGTGATCGAGCTGCCATCGAGGCCATCCAGCGATGGTGGAGATTTCGGCCTCTTGGCTATGAATATGATAGGACGCTAGACGTCCATTTTAAGCTGGATTAG
- a CDS encoding DUF1972 domain-containing protein translates to MKIAILGIRGLPSSYSGYETFISELAPRLVQRGHDVTVYCRSPLFSERPPTYLGIRLIYLPSIEHKFFSTLSHTLLAIVHASLKDFDIVFVVNAANGMFGFIPRLLRKKCALNVDGMEWLRPKWNAIGKFIFKNSARLGTIFYHKIITDAEEMHRLYAKEFGIDSTYIAYGANIESSQNPEFIEEYGLRPRDYYLIASRMIPDNNADLIVEAFVKSGSQKTLAIAGGADYKGNKIEMAFLNRLKSLANDRVKFLGHISKPGHIRELHCNCFAYIHGHQFGGINPSLLKALGYGNLILALHTPFNSEVLDGGRYGLLYEKDSNDLAEKIKKIEADPELAESFRSRAQDRIRERFTWDHITDQYETLFQEMLASS, encoded by the coding sequence ATGAAAATCGCCATACTCGGTATTCGCGGCCTGCCTTCAAGCTACAGTGGGTATGAAACATTCATCAGTGAACTCGCCCCACGCCTCGTTCAACGCGGCCACGACGTCACAGTATACTGCCGAAGCCCACTCTTTTCAGAACGCCCCCCTACCTATCTTGGCATCCGACTTATTTATCTTCCCAGCATCGAACACAAATTTTTCAGCACCCTCTCGCACACACTGCTAGCCATCGTGCATGCTTCCCTAAAGGACTTCGACATCGTCTTCGTCGTTAACGCCGCTAACGGAATGTTCGGCTTCATCCCCCGACTGCTCCGCAAAAAATGCGCCTTAAACGTCGACGGCATGGAATGGCTAAGGCCGAAATGGAACGCCATCGGGAAATTTATTTTCAAAAATTCTGCGCGCCTCGGCACAATCTTTTACCACAAAATTATCACAGACGCCGAGGAAATGCATCGCCTCTACGCCAAAGAATTCGGCATTGACTCCACCTACATCGCCTACGGCGCCAACATCGAATCCTCTCAAAACCCAGAATTTATCGAGGAATACGGCTTACGCCCCCGTGATTACTACCTCATCGCATCGCGAATGATTCCCGACAACAACGCAGATTTAATCGTCGAAGCATTCGTAAAATCCGGTTCTCAAAAAACTCTCGCCATCGCCGGAGGCGCAGATTACAAGGGCAACAAAATCGAAATGGCTTTCCTCAATCGCCTCAAATCCTTGGCGAACGATCGAGTCAAATTCCTTGGCCACATCAGCAAACCCGGCCACATCCGCGAGCTGCATTGCAACTGCTTCGCTTACATTCACGGCCATCAATTCGGCGGCATCAACCCTTCTCTCCTTAAAGCGCTCGGCTATGGAAACCTCATCCTAGCCCTCCACACACCTTTTAACTCTGAGGTTCTCGACGGAGGCCGATATGGCCTACTTTACGAAAAAGACAGCAACGATCTTGCCGAGAAAATCAAGAAAATTGAAGCTGATCCAGAGCTCGCAGAGTCATTCAGAAGCCGCGCTCAAGACCGAATCCGAGAGCGTTTCACTTGGGATCACATCACTGATCAATATGAAACGCTATTCCAAGAAATGCTCGCTTCTAGCTAA
- a CDS encoding MotA/TolQ/ExbB proton channel family protein translates to MLAVEWFLKGGVFMWPLLLCSIVATAVIVERGWVHWKARLNYPQFLKRLKQELAGCPMRAPKWLSGSASPVAKTAAVYLRYIHAPPGLRNEALKREGNRYLLELEAQMKLLSSIAHVSPLLGLLGTVAGLVAAFYQIEAAGGYVNPSDLAGGIWEALITTVAGLLIGIPCLLTHQFFHARVEKISREMQDVVSELDEMLAVGRILPPSTPEPSSATSFAATHDEVASANDTYEVL, encoded by the coding sequence TGGTTCTTAAAGGGGGGCGTGTTTATGTGGCCGCTTTTGCTTTGCTCTATAGTCGCCACGGCCGTAATTGTTGAGAGAGGGTGGGTTCATTGGAAAGCGCGATTAAATTATCCGCAGTTTCTCAAAAGATTAAAACAAGAACTTGCAGGTTGTCCAATGCGTGCCCCCAAATGGCTTTCGGGCTCTGCAAGTCCAGTAGCTAAAACTGCCGCGGTATATCTGCGCTACATCCATGCTCCTCCAGGGCTCCGCAACGAAGCTCTTAAGCGTGAAGGTAACCGTTATCTCTTAGAGCTTGAGGCTCAAATGAAGCTCTTGTCTTCAATCGCTCACGTGTCACCGTTGCTAGGTCTGCTTGGAACGGTCGCGGGCTTGGTTGCAGCTTTCTACCAGATCGAGGCGGCAGGTGGATATGTGAATCCATCCGATTTAGCTGGTGGGATTTGGGAGGCGTTGATCACTACAGTTGCAGGTCTGCTCATCGGGATTCCTTGTCTACTTACGCACCAGTTTTTTCACGCTCGCGTCGAGAAGATCAGCCGTGAAATGCAAGATGTCGTGAGTGAGCTCGACGAAATGCTGGCTGTGGGCCGCATTCTACCACCGTCGACACCGGAACCTTCAAGTGCTACGTCCTTTGCTGCTACTCATGATGAAGTAGCCTCTGCGAATGACACTTATGAGGTCCTCTAG
- a CDS encoding exosortase/archaeosortase family protein: MNLNWRLFLTWPWMVSIVAVTLLFGFVPYYTGYDATLKSLAQGYPALFTTYQGDWAHCFFVPFIVGWMVYRDWKTIAAVPLRPSNWGIVPIIVGLAIYWFGQRANVHYFAYPALQLFYMGLVVWFAGWGMFKAVFFYWLFLCFMYPLPAFTDQIAVTLRHFMTWCSAGILNFIGIPVVRMGTGIFSAPDLANGLAQGELFQLEVADPCSGIRSLFALVMLSALYGYLAMRKTWQKLAIFALAVPFAIMGNIARILILTAGTLLLGPETAVGTLENPSLYHMAAGYAVFIVAIGMMMLTGWLFERPWAEYWQRLTQSPSPVFSAAGETSATISYPSIPDEQGEGTNPASSSNGNDVMDIHSKPSKSPSSE; this comes from the coding sequence GTGAATTTAAATTGGCGCCTTTTCTTGACGTGGCCTTGGATGGTCTCGATTGTTGCAGTGACTTTGTTATTTGGCTTTGTGCCCTACTACACGGGCTACGATGCGACTTTAAAATCCTTGGCACAAGGGTATCCGGCGCTTTTTACGACTTATCAAGGCGACTGGGCGCATTGTTTCTTTGTGCCATTCATTGTCGGATGGATGGTCTATCGGGATTGGAAAACGATTGCTGCAGTGCCCCTCCGACCTTCAAATTGGGGCATCGTGCCGATAATTGTGGGCTTGGCTATTTATTGGTTTGGGCAGCGAGCCAACGTGCATTATTTTGCTTATCCCGCTCTGCAACTTTTCTATATGGGGCTTGTGGTGTGGTTTGCCGGTTGGGGGATGTTTAAGGCAGTTTTCTTTTACTGGCTTTTTCTTTGCTTTATGTATCCGTTGCCGGCATTTACGGACCAGATTGCTGTGACGCTCCGACATTTTATGACATGGTGCTCAGCGGGAATATTGAATTTCATCGGCATTCCTGTTGTGCGTATGGGCACGGGGATATTTTCAGCGCCAGATCTGGCAAACGGGCTGGCGCAAGGAGAGCTCTTCCAACTTGAAGTTGCCGACCCCTGCAGCGGTATTCGTTCGCTCTTCGCGCTAGTCATGCTATCGGCGCTCTACGGGTATCTTGCTATGCGCAAGACGTGGCAGAAGCTCGCTATTTTTGCGCTAGCAGTTCCTTTTGCTATCATGGGAAATATCGCTCGCATATTGATTCTCACCGCAGGCACTTTGCTGCTTGGTCCTGAGACTGCTGTCGGCACCCTTGAGAATCCTAGTTTATATCACATGGCTGCAGGTTATGCAGTCTTTATTGTCGCTATAGGGATGATGATGCTAACAGGTTGGCTTTTTGAACGCCCCTGGGCAGAGTATTGGCAGCGCCTTACTCAATCTCCCTCTCCAGTATTCTCTGCTGCCGGTGAAACCTCAGCTACAATTTCTTATCCGTCCATTCCTGACGAACAGGGGGAGGGTACAAACCCTGCCTCCTCTAGTAATGGCAATGACGTCATGGATATTCACTCAAAGCCATCCAAGTCTCCATCCTCAGAATAA
- a CDS encoding NAD-dependent epimerase/dehydratase family protein has translation MPRTSLVTGIAGFIGSHVADELIRMGHRVIGLDDLSGGFVDNVPSQAEFIQGSFLDVDLVHQLFEKYKPDYVFHLGAYAAEGLSHFIKRFNYQNNLIGSVNLINAAINTGTVLCFIFTSSIAVYGRNQLPMHEDLVPQPEDPYGIAKYAVELDLKEAHEIFGLNYVIFRPHNVYGERQNLGDPYRNVIGIFMNALLQDQPLTIFGDGTQTRAFSYISDVAPIIARCVERPETFNQIFNVGADQPYSVLELAHAVGRVFGVTPRIQHLPARNEVLHAYSSHDRVKTYFADLIQNVPLEEGLQRMAAWAKKVGSRQGKPFEAVEVTKNMPPSWARLISHHSS, from the coding sequence ATGCCACGGACGTCTCTAGTCACAGGTATTGCAGGATTCATCGGCTCTCATGTTGCAGACGAATTAATTCGCATGGGTCACCGCGTAATCGGCCTTGATGACCTCTCGGGCGGCTTTGTGGATAACGTCCCTTCCCAAGCTGAATTCATCCAAGGCTCCTTTCTGGACGTGGATTTAGTCCATCAACTTTTTGAAAAATATAAACCCGACTATGTTTTCCATCTCGGCGCCTATGCCGCCGAAGGCCTCAGCCATTTCATCAAACGATTCAACTATCAAAATAATTTGATCGGCTCCGTCAATTTAATAAACGCCGCCATCAACACAGGCACAGTCCTCTGCTTCATTTTCACCTCTTCCATCGCCGTTTACGGTAGAAACCAACTCCCCATGCACGAGGATCTTGTCCCACAACCCGAAGACCCTTACGGCATCGCCAAGTATGCCGTCGAGCTCGACCTCAAAGAAGCACACGAAATCTTTGGGCTAAACTATGTCATCTTCCGGCCTCACAACGTCTATGGAGAGCGACAAAATCTCGGAGACCCTTACCGCAACGTCATCGGGATCTTTATGAACGCGCTTCTACAAGATCAGCCCCTCACAATTTTTGGCGACGGCACACAAACCCGTGCTTTCTCCTACATCAGCGATGTCGCCCCCATCATCGCACGTTGCGTCGAGCGTCCAGAGACGTTCAACCAAATTTTTAATGTCGGCGCAGACCAACCTTACTCTGTCCTCGAGCTTGCTCACGCCGTGGGCCGCGTCTTCGGCGTCACACCACGCATCCAACATTTGCCCGCTCGCAACGAAGTCCTCCATGCCTATTCTTCTCATGATCGCGTCAAAACATATTTCGCCGATCTCATCCAAAATGTGCCTCTCGAAGAAGGCCTACAGCGCATGGCGGCTTGGGCGAAAAAAGTAGGCTCGAGACAAGGCAAACCTTTCGAAGCTGTTGAAGTTACCAAAAACATGCCCCCTAGTTGGGCTCGTCTTATCTCCCACCACTCCTCATGA